Genomic segment of Bacteroidota bacterium:
CGCTGGTCATGGTATTATCTCACCGTTGGCCAGTTTGCTCTTTATGGACAGGATGAATGGCAGGTTACTCCAAATTTTAGAATGACATTGGGACTCCGTATTGATAAGCCTATTTATTTTGAAAAAAAATTCAGTGTTGATTTTCCCAATTTTAATGGCGATGGAACTTACGCTGGGTCTAACCTGACAGCATCACCAACTGTACAGAATAGTGATAACCTTACATTATTTGATAAAGATGGTAAACCAGTTACCAATGGACCCGGCAAAGATCTCGACAATACAAGGCTGCCAACAGGCAAACCTTTATTTTCACCACGATTTGGATTTAACTGGGATGCTAGCGGAGATAAAAAATTCCAAATACGCGGCGGCTCAGGATTATTTTCCGGACGTTTTCCATTTGTATGGTTGGGTAATCATATAGGAAATCCATTCAGCTTTTTCTATAATGCTACTGATCACAATTTCCGATGGCCACAGATATGGCGTTCAAATCTTGGAATTGATATTCGTACAAATCCAGGATGGATCATAACAACAGATATTTCTTATACAAAAGATGTGAAAGCGATGATGGTACGTAATTATAAATTAGGTACTCCAACCGGAACGTTGAATTCAGGTACTGGCGACAGACGTAATATTTACCTTGCAGCTAACCAGGGTGCAGCCAATGCGTACGTATTTACTAATACAGATGTAGGCTACCAATTTAACTGGACGCTGCAGCTCCAAAGAACTTTCGCTAAAGGGCTAACCGTAATGGCTGCTTATAATTACCTGGTTGCAAAAGATGCAAGCTCTATTTCGGCAGAAATTTCAAGTGATGCATTTGACCGCAACCCAATATTGAATAATGCAAACGAAGCCATTCTTACTCCTTCTTTGTATGGAAATACACATCGCAGTATTGTAGCTGCTTCACGCAAGTTCGATTATGGTCATAATAAAAAATGGGCAACAACAATTTCCTTGTTTGGCTCATGGACCTCAGGTAACCGTTTTGCATATGTGTATGGTGGTGATATTAATAATGATGGAACTGCTACCAATGATCTGTTATATGTTCCAACTGTTGGAGAAATTGATGCAATGGCTTTTGCTTCGTTAGTAGATGTAGACGGAAATACTATATCTGCGGCAGCACAAAGACAAGGATTGAAAGATTTTATTCTCCAGGATGAATACCTGAGTGAAAGAAGAGGACTATACACAGAGAAATATGGCGGCGTTACTCCCTGGTATAGCCAGGTGGATGTTAGAATTCTACAGGATCTTATATTGAGCAAGGAAAAAGGACGATCTCTCCAGTTCAGTATTGACCTTGTTAATCTTGGGAATATGATAAACAGTAATTGGGGTGTTCGTAAATATGCGACTACTTCTGGTTTCTATCAGCCGCTTTCTGTAAACTATAATAACAACAGCCCGGTTTACCAATTCGATCCTTCAAACAAAAGTACATTTATTGATAGTCCCGATCTGCAGAGCCGCTGGCAATTGCAATTTGGATTGAGATATAATTTTTAGAATGTTGATTATACAAGAAACCTGTTCAGATAATTGAACAGGTTTCTATTTTTTAAATCTTGCTTCTTCTTTATTCTTATCTGATTTATCCAAATGCCGCCAACGATAACGGCCAGACCATTTATGATTCTTTCCTTCCGCAATAGTTGCGATCATATCACCAATAACAGGCCCCATTTTAAATGCATGTCCGCTGCCACCGGTTCCGATCGTAAGATTTTTTATTTCGGGATGATTGTCTATCCAGAAATGCCCATCTAATGTATCCGTGTAGCAGCATCTTCTTGTGTAAACAATTTTGTCATTAGCCAATGAAGGAATCGATTCGTTTAAGAAGTTTTTTAAATGGTTGATGTCTGATTCATACACTACACGTTCATCATGTTCCGGGTCAGTGAGTTCTATTCCTTTTCCATGATTAGCCAATTTTACCACGTTTGCTTTTGGATGAAACGGAAAACCATACCAACCTGTATTGGAAATATCTGCAGCAAGAACTGGAAATTTTTCTGCATTGAACAGTTCAGGTTGTGAAGGATCGATGTGAAAAACAGGATGCCCCGTAATTTTTATATATGGCTTTAAAGCAGGAATAAGAACATGCGAAAGATTTCCTGCGCAAACGATCACATGTCCTGCATTAAAAATTTTTCCTTCTTTTGTCTTTACACCAATAGCTTTCTGATTTGAAATGAGAATTTCATTTGCAGTTTGTTCTTCGAAAATTTCACAACCCGATTGTCTTGCATAGTCAGTAAGTCTTTCAACGAGTTTACCAGATTCAGCATAGCCGCCAATGCGATGATAAAATCCATCAATATATTTTTCAGCATTGATCGCAGGATAAAATTTTGCAATATCCTGTTGTGTTAATCTTTCAGGCTTGTATCCCTTTTTAATAAGATTTGAAAAGCTGGCTGCTTCAAAACTTAATGAATCATTTTCAAAATTGTTTTTAGATAACAGCAGAAACCCAACTTCATGGTAAAGTTGTTCATTGAACAGATCATTCCATTCACGCCATACAGGTAATGATTCTTCTACCATTTGCATGTACTCAATATCAGTTCCGTATTCCATACGGATGATCTTGCTGATATCGGTGGACTCCGCTAGCGGATGAGGAATTTTTCCGGGATTTAAAACAGCAACAGAATATTTTCTTTTGCATAATTCAACTGTCGTTGTAACGCCAAAAATACCGGCACCAATAATCAAAAAATCATAATGCTTCATATTGCAATTAGAGTTAGCTCTTTATTGTTTGTACTTCTATAAAAGTAATTATGATTATTAACTCAAAGCAACTTGCTAACCTATTATTTCGATACAATAAATATCTATTCATTTAAAATGGCTTTTTATGACAAACATTTTTCAGAAAGCCACCATGTCATTTCTTCCACCACTTTCAATTATCATCTTAGGATTATTTATCTCGCTTCAAGCATGTAAAAAAGAGATAAGGCAGGATGCACAAGCTGAGCAATCTATTGCAGACAAGGATTCCAAAAGCTTAAAGAATTTTATGCAAGTCAATCTTGTGGGTAATAATAACGAGTATGACCCTGTAAGAATTGATCCGCTAATGGTTAACGGTTGGGGAATTGCGATCAGTCCTACCGGTACGATTTGGATTTCTGCAGAAGCCACTGGTGTAAGCACTGTATATAATAAGGATGGCGGCCAGGTACTTGCAGCTGTTGCTATTCCTTCACCTACTGCAAATACTGGTGGTCATCCAACTGGCCAGGTATTTAATGCGGGCAGAGGTTTTAGACTTCCCAATCGCAACCCAGCTCGTTTCATTTTTGCCGGTGCAGATGGAGTTATTTCTGGTTGGAATGGAGGAGCAGCTGCTGTAAGAGTTATTAATGATCCCGGCGATCCTTATCTCGGTATTGCCATTGCCCGCAATGGTGCGGATAGTTTTTTGTATGTCGCTAATTTTAAGGATAACGAAATTGAAGTATATGATACTGCATGGCACGAAGTAGATATGGAATTTGAGGATGATGATCTGCCTGCAGGTTATGCGCCTTTTAATATCCAGAACATTGGCAACAAACTATATGTAATGTATGCCAAACAAGGTGTAGGTGAAGAAGAACCGGGCCCGGGTAATGGGTATGTTGATATTTACAATCCTGATGGATCATTGCTGCAACGATTTGCATCAAGAGGGCAGTTAAATGCGCCATGGGGAATAGCCAAAGCTCCGGCCAGTTTTTGGGGAACTGCGGCTACTGCTAATGTGATCCTTATTGGAAATTTTGGCGATGGACGGATCAATGCATTTGATGAAAATGGAAATTTCCTGGGGCAGCTTCGTGCAAGCGGAAATCCAATTGTAATTGAAGGATTGTGGGGAATCTCATTTGCACCGCCAACCGCAACAGCGATCAATCCCAACTGGCTTTATTTTGCGGCAGGTCCGGATGATGAAGAAGAAGGATTATTTGGGTATATAACCCGGGCTGATCAATAAATGCAAGCCATTTCTTTATAATAAAAAAAGCTACTGAGATTCAGTAGCTTTTTGTTGACCCATAAGGATTCGAACCTTAACTGACTGAACCAAAATCAGTAGTGCTACCATTACACCATGGGTCAAACTCACTCAACATTTCTGTTGGGGTGCAAAAATAAGGGTTGACCTCTTTTTGGCCAAAGGCAATTTGAAAAGTTTCAGAATATTTACACGATTACCTGGTCTTCAGGCAAGATGTTAAAGCTGGCGTTTTCCACCATTTGAGCTTCTTTTTCCCTTCGGGTTATCAATCCTCCCTGTTTTTGAGGATCCCATAGTCTTTTCATATTTCTGATCTGTGTTGCAATACCATTCAGGTTTTCGGCAGCAACCAGATTAATTATGTTTTTCATTTCCCTTCTTCGGTCACCTTCAATGCTTGTTCCGCGGTTGTACACCAAACTTACTAATGCTCCTTGTGCATCGGGCGGAAGTTTTTGTACTCCCGGATAGCGTCTTTTGGTTTTGCCTGCAAATTCAGGTAATGTAAAAAAATGAAAAGCTCTTATAGCTGTATCAAAAGGAATTTTGACCTGCTTAACAGGTGGTAATGCAGCTTTTGCATTTAAACCGGTTTTGCCTTTTACACTTATCAATAGTTGCAGATCAGAAGCTGAAACCAGCGGACCCCAGGTCTCTGTTATTTGTTTTGTTGTATAAAAACCGAGATCATAACCGATCCCAATTGTCACACCACTTTCACCACCCGGCCAGATTGGTGATTGATATTTCTGTTCATAAAAAGCTTTTGATGTTACTTCAAAAGCGATCAACGCATCAATACTTTTTTTAGATAATACCATTGATGCACCGGCTGGTGGTTTGGGTAAAACCGGTGCAATTAATGCTTCTATTTTTGTAACAGTTTCTGAACCAGGTACACCGTCATCATCAGTGTTTACCATACGCTGCACCATTTTGATAAGTGTTTTCAAATCTGTTGTGTTAGCTGTTTTACCACCACGGCTTAGCAGTTCAATACAAGTAGCGTTGTCAAAA
This window contains:
- a CDS encoding FAD-dependent oxidoreductase translates to MKHYDFLIIGAGIFGVTTTVELCKRKYSVAVLNPGKIPHPLAESTDISKIIRMEYGTDIEYMQMVEESLPVWREWNDLFNEQLYHEVGFLLLSKNNFENDSLSFEAASFSNLIKKGYKPERLTQQDIAKFYPAINAEKYIDGFYHRIGGYAESGKLVERLTDYARQSGCEIFEEQTANEILISNQKAIGVKTKEGKIFNAGHVIVCAGNLSHVLIPALKPYIKITGHPVFHIDPSQPELFNAEKFPVLAADISNTGWYGFPFHPKANVVKLANHGKGIELTDPEHDERVVYESDINHLKNFLNESIPSLANDKIVYTRRCCYTDTLDGHFWIDNHPEIKNLTIGTGGSGHAFKMGPVIGDMIATIAEGKNHKWSGRYRWRHLDKSDKNKEEARFKK
- a CDS encoding TIGR03118 family protein codes for the protein MTNIFQKATMSFLPPLSIIILGLFISLQACKKEIRQDAQAEQSIADKDSKSLKNFMQVNLVGNNNEYDPVRIDPLMVNGWGIAISPTGTIWISAEATGVSTVYNKDGGQVLAAVAIPSPTANTGGHPTGQVFNAGRGFRLPNRNPARFIFAGADGVISGWNGGAAAVRVINDPGDPYLGIAIARNGADSFLYVANFKDNEIEVYDTAWHEVDMEFEDDDLPAGYAPFNIQNIGNKLYVMYAKQGVGEEEPGPGNGYVDIYNPDGSLLQRFASRGQLNAPWGIAKAPASFWGTAATANVILIGNFGDGRINAFDENGNFLGQLRASGNPIVIEGLWGISFAPPTATAINPNWLYFAAGPDDEEEGLFGYITRADQ